The Nitrospira tepida genome includes a window with the following:
- a CDS encoding sigma-54-dependent transcriptional regulator, translating into MTWHLLLVEDEASVREAFALRLGNQGYVVQTAASGEEALALLRSYEPDILVLDLVMPKLSGLDVLARVKQTSPHLLVILLTARGTVKDAVEATKLGAFDFVAKSIDMEDLQHALNRATEFLTLQRQVRLQSGQESARYALDRVIAKSPTTQSFLARVRELAKNDRVTVLLQGETGTGKQYMGRVIHFNSARAHKPCIEVDCPAIPRELFESELFGHEKGSFTGASGRRCGLIEMAEGGTVLFDEIGDLPLPLQTKLLRVIEERALRRIGGSTTIPVEVRFMAATNRNLKEAVAKGEFREDLYFRLNVVTLTVPPLRDRREDIIPLAEQFLARSALAFRKPVRTLGESAVAVLSRYQFPGNVRELSNLMERAVLFCSEESLDASHFPSDVQDSPVTSSIGASAPLSVPAGWLDPALVQLTFRVGEQSLADLEDRIINEVLRRTGGNKTLAAKQLGITRWMLDRRRRR; encoded by the coding sequence ATGACGTGGCACCTGTTGCTGGTTGAAGACGAGGCGTCCGTTCGCGAGGCTTTCGCGCTGCGCCTCGGCAACCAGGGCTACGTCGTGCAGACCGCCGCATCAGGGGAAGAGGCGCTGGCGCTGCTGCGCTCCTACGAACCGGATATTCTGGTGCTCGATCTGGTTATGCCCAAGCTCTCCGGTCTCGACGTGCTGGCCAGGGTCAAGCAGACCTCTCCCCATCTGCTGGTGATTCTGTTGACTGCCAGGGGGACGGTGAAGGACGCGGTGGAAGCGACGAAGCTGGGCGCATTCGATTTTGTCGCCAAATCCATCGATATGGAGGACCTCCAACACGCGCTGAATCGAGCGACGGAGTTCTTGACGCTCCAGCGGCAGGTTCGCTTGCAGAGTGGGCAAGAATCGGCGCGCTATGCGCTCGACCGCGTGATCGCCAAGAGCCCGACTACCCAGAGTTTTCTCGCCCGGGTCCGCGAGCTGGCCAAGAACGACCGCGTCACGGTCCTCTTGCAGGGAGAGACCGGCACAGGCAAGCAGTATATGGGCCGTGTGATCCACTTCAACAGCGCAAGGGCCCACAAACCCTGCATCGAGGTCGATTGTCCCGCGATTCCCCGCGAGCTGTTCGAGAGCGAGTTGTTCGGGCATGAAAAAGGGTCCTTCACAGGCGCCAGTGGCAGGCGGTGCGGCTTGATCGAAATGGCTGAAGGCGGCACCGTGTTGTTCGATGAAATCGGCGACTTGCCCCTTCCGTTGCAGACCAAATTGCTGCGGGTGATCGAGGAACGGGCGCTGCGACGTATCGGAGGCTCGACGACGATCCCGGTGGAGGTCCGGTTCATGGCCGCGACGAATCGCAACTTAAAAGAAGCCGTGGCCAAGGGAGAGTTTCGAGAGGATCTCTATTTCAGGCTGAACGTGGTCACGTTAACCGTGCCACCGCTGCGGGATCGCCGCGAAGATATCATTCCGCTCGCTGAACAGTTCTTGGCTCGTTCCGCGCTTGCATTCAGGAAGCCGGTTCGCACGTTGGGAGAAAGCGCAGTCGCCGTCTTGTCTCGCTACCAATTTCCGGGGAACGTCCGGGAATTGAGCAACTTGATGGAGCGTGCGGTCCTGTTCTGTTCCGAGGAGTCCCTCGACGCGTCTCACTTTCCCTCTGACGTGCAGGACAGCCCCGTCACGTCGTCCATAGGTGCCTCCGCACCGCTGTCCGTTCCAGCCGGCTGGCTCGACCCGGCTCTGGTCCAGCTCACGTTTCGAGTGGGCGAGCAGTCCCTCGCCGACCTCGAGGATCGCATTATCAATGAGGTGCTGCGGCGGACGGGCGGCAACAAGACTCTCGCCGCCAAGCAGCTCGGTATCACCCGTTGGATGCTGGACCGGCGGCGGAGGAGATAA